One part of the Halopenitus persicus genome encodes these proteins:
- a CDS encoding Cdc6/Cdc18 family protein, with protein MPTHDDIFETGEIFRDRKLVRVGHVPELDRVVGRDDEIDLMGSALAPAVRGGPPETTIVHGKTGTGKSLVTRCVTREAKRHAADNGHRFAYAYVDCSDYGTEAQASRQMARELHDDLDGVVEERSIPRRGIGAADYRDITWELLAEGDVDAFVIVLDEIDKLDGDALLRSLSRARESGKADAFIGAVCISNKIEYRERLSERVDSSLQDNELVFDPYDATQLEAILTYRQDAFAEGVLADGVIAKTAALAAREHGDARKAMDMLYEAGRLAETERADRVTEAHVDDALTRAEINRFQKLVSGQTPHVKHILRALALLTENADRRKFRTAEVYDAYQRITEQAGTTPLSYDRVQRLLKEQSFLGVTESEYTGGGHGEGSFRVHRLLRSPDVIAQGLDAT; from the coding sequence ATGCCCACACACGACGACATCTTCGAGACGGGGGAGATATTTCGGGACCGGAAACTCGTCCGCGTCGGCCACGTTCCCGAACTCGATCGCGTCGTGGGCCGTGACGACGAGATCGACCTGATGGGGAGTGCGCTCGCGCCCGCGGTTCGCGGTGGCCCGCCCGAGACGACGATCGTCCACGGGAAGACCGGCACAGGAAAGTCACTCGTTACGCGGTGTGTGACCCGGGAGGCGAAACGCCACGCGGCCGACAACGGCCACCGCTTCGCGTACGCGTACGTCGACTGTTCCGACTACGGCACCGAGGCCCAGGCGAGCCGGCAGATGGCCCGCGAACTCCACGACGACCTCGACGGCGTCGTCGAGGAGCGGTCGATCCCACGCCGGGGGATCGGCGCCGCGGACTACCGCGATATCACCTGGGAACTCCTCGCGGAGGGCGACGTCGACGCCTTCGTGATCGTTCTCGACGAGATCGACAAACTCGACGGCGACGCCCTCCTGCGCAGTCTCTCACGCGCCCGCGAGAGCGGCAAGGCGGACGCGTTCATCGGCGCGGTCTGCATCAGCAACAAGATCGAGTACCGCGAACGCCTCAGCGAGCGCGTCGACTCCTCGCTGCAGGACAACGAGCTCGTCTTCGATCCGTATGACGCCACCCAGCTCGAGGCGATCTTGACCTACCGGCAGGACGCCTTCGCCGAGGGCGTCCTCGCGGACGGCGTGATCGCGAAGACCGCTGCGCTCGCCGCCCGCGAACACGGCGACGCCCGGAAGGCGATGGATATGCTGTATGAGGCCGGGCGCCTCGCCGAGACCGAACGCGCCGACCGCGTCACCGAGGCGCACGTCGACGACGCGCTGACACGCGCCGAGATCAACCGGTTCCAGAAGCTCGTGAGCGGACAGACGCCGCACGTCAAACACATCCTCCGGGCGCTCGCGCTCCTCACCGAGAACGCCGATCGCCGGAAGTTCCGCACCGCCGAGGTGTACGACGCCTACCAGCGGATCACCGAGCAGGCCGGCACGACCCCGCTCAGCTACGATCGCGTCCAGCGCCTCCTGAAGGAGCAATCCTTCCTCGGCGTCACGGAGAGCGAATACACCGGCGGGGGACACGGCGAGGGCAGCTTCCGCGTCCACCGACTCCTCCGGTCACCCGACGTCATCGCGCAGGGTCTCGACGCAACGTAG
- a CDS encoding MgtC/SapB family protein has protein sequence MIQTGIEGALVAELDSPVTKLVVATLLGMFLGLEREWSHKTAGIRTFALLALLGAVFIVLDAGGLLVVGGLLIVAHAVLLAVRSFIEEDHEGLSLTTSVSMLVAYSIGALVGEGLYIEAVTVAVLSSLLLVLKRELHEFAWGLSKEEVRSATEFAILAFVVYPLLPSEPMGPWNAIQPRVVWLLVIAIAAIGFCNYALLKRYEGRGLAVTGFFGGLVNSTAVIVEIAKRAAVDASLRELAVGAILLANAAMALRNAVVVAAFVPAEAVAVGLPLGGIAVAGVALSLWTSDWDATVETDLTSPFSTANALTFGALFLVVLVVAAGAQATVGTGGFLLTMFLAGLVSSGTAVTSAVTLVSTGGIAAGTAVWGVIVGTAASILVKVALAATIDRSLVGPVLGYSLVLIAVGIGLGVGATIAPDVLGGV, from the coding sequence ATGATCCAGACGGGCATCGAGGGGGCGCTGGTGGCCGAGCTCGACTCGCCGGTGACGAAGCTGGTGGTCGCGACGCTGTTGGGGATGTTCCTCGGGTTGGAGCGGGAGTGGTCACACAAGACCGCGGGCATCCGGACGTTCGCGCTCCTCGCGCTGCTCGGGGCGGTCTTCATCGTGCTCGACGCCGGAGGGCTGCTGGTCGTCGGGGGGCTGTTAATCGTCGCGCACGCGGTCCTGCTGGCGGTCCGGAGCTTCATCGAGGAGGACCACGAGGGGCTCTCGCTGACGACGTCGGTCTCGATGCTCGTCGCCTACAGCATCGGGGCGCTCGTCGGCGAGGGGCTCTACATCGAGGCGGTGACGGTGGCGGTGTTGTCCTCCCTGCTGTTGGTGTTGAAGCGGGAGCTCCACGAGTTCGCCTGGGGCCTCTCGAAGGAGGAGGTGCGGTCGGCCACCGAGTTCGCCATCCTCGCGTTCGTCGTCTATCCCCTGTTGCCGAGCGAGCCGATGGGGCCCTGGAACGCCATCCAGCCGCGGGTCGTCTGGCTGCTCGTGATCGCGATCGCGGCGATCGGCTTCTGCAACTACGCCCTGCTCAAGCGCTACGAGGGGCGGGGGCTGGCCGTCACCGGCTTCTTCGGCGGGCTCGTCAACTCGACGGCGGTCATCGTTGAGATCGCCAAGCGTGCCGCGGTCGACGCCTCGCTTCGCGAGCTGGCGGTCGGGGCCATCCTCCTGGCCAACGCGGCGATGGCGCTCCGGAACGCGGTCGTCGTCGCCGCGTTCGTCCCCGCCGAGGCGGTCGCGGTCGGGCTCCCGCTCGGGGGGATCGCGGTCGCGGGCGTGGCGCTGTCGCTGTGGACCAGCGACTGGGACGCGACGGTCGAGACCGACCTGACGTCCCCGTTCAGCACGGCGAACGCGTTGACCTTCGGCGCGCTGTTTCTGGTCGTGCTCGTCGTCGCGGCGGGCGCCCAGGCCACCGTCGGCACGGGGGGCTTCCTCCTCACGATGTTCCTCGCGGGGCTCGTCTCCTCGGGAACGGCGGTGACCTCGGCCGTCACGCTCGTCAGCACCGGCGGGATCGCGGCCGGGACCGCGGTCTGGGGCGTCATCGTCGGGACCGCCGCGTCGATCCTCGTCAAGGTCGCCCTCGCGGCCACGATCGACCGGTCGCTCGTCGGGCCCGTCCTCGGCTACAGCCTCGTGCTGATCGCGGTCGGCATCGGGCTCGGCGTCGGCGCGACGATCGCTCCCGACGTGTTGGGTGGAGTGTGA
- a CDS encoding HAD family hydrolase produces MLTSAYDFHLFDLDGTLVDAEWEYTRGVFDRVGDRLDRRFSDEQARVLWHGLTGSRNETLRSWGIDPDAFWDAFHAEEDPRVRAESTYLHPDAERLLAAVDGPTGLVTHCQEFLTDPVLDALDLRDHFDTVVCCTESTGWKPDPTPLRLAMDDLDVDPDRARGYYAGDGEGDVGAAWNAGLDAVHVERLGHAERGRCVLGDHRVESFDPLL; encoded by the coding sequence ATGCTCACGAGCGCGTACGACTTTCACCTGTTCGACCTCGACGGGACGTTGGTCGACGCCGAGTGGGAGTACACGCGCGGCGTCTTCGACCGCGTCGGCGACCGGCTCGACCGGCGCTTCTCCGACGAGCAGGCGCGGGTCCTCTGGCACGGATTGACGGGGTCGCGCAACGAGACGCTCCGGTCGTGGGGGATCGACCCCGACGCCTTCTGGGACGCCTTTCACGCCGAGGAGGACCCCCGCGTTCGGGCGGAGTCGACGTACCTCCATCCCGACGCCGAGCGCCTCCTCGCGGCGGTCGACGGCCCGACCGGCCTCGTGACCCACTGCCAGGAGTTCCTCACCGATCCCGTCCTCGACGCGCTCGACCTGCGCGACCACTTCGATACGGTCGTCTGCTGTACCGAGTCGACCGGCTGGAAGCCCGACCCCACCCCGCTGCGGCTCGCGATGGACGACCTCGACGTCGACCCCGACCGGGCCCGGGGCTACTACGCCGGCGACGGCGAGGGCGACGTCGGGGCCGCCTGGAACGCCGGCCTCGACGCGGTCCACGTCGAGCGGCTGGGCCACGCCGAGCGCGGTCGCTGCGTGCTCGGCGACCACAGGGTCGAAAGCTTCGATCCGCTGCTGTGA
- a CDS encoding NAD(P)-dependent alcohol dehydrogenase, producing MDVDAALVTEPEGEFEIDTVQLEEPQAGEVLVRVVGAGVCHTDMIVRDQLYPTPLPAVLGHEGSGVVEAVGPGVTGIDPGDHVVLSYDYDGDCHSCRDGHPAFCEDFFAHNFSGARPEDGTSPISRDGERVSGRFFGQSSFATHAIATERNVVPVDDDVPLELLGPLGCGIQTGAGGVINSLDPQAGSSIAIFGAGSVGLSAVMAAGIKGCTDIISVDLKPNRLETAAALGATETVNPAAVDDAVETVRELTGGGVNYALETTGVPEVAEQVVETLTQRGTAGIIGAPALGTEASYDVNDLILNGRTITGIVEGDGDPQQFIPDLIELYRQGKFPFDELVTYYDFADIQQAVEDSESGETIKPVLRVSEP from the coding sequence ATGGACGTAGACGCGGCACTCGTTACCGAGCCGGAAGGGGAGTTCGAGATCGACACGGTCCAGCTCGAGGAGCCACAGGCGGGTGAGGTGCTCGTGCGGGTCGTCGGGGCCGGGGTCTGCCACACGGACATGATCGTCCGCGACCAGCTGTATCCGACCCCGCTGCCCGCGGTGTTAGGCCACGAGGGATCCGGCGTCGTCGAGGCGGTCGGTCCCGGCGTGACGGGCATCGATCCGGGCGACCACGTCGTGTTGAGCTACGATTACGACGGCGACTGCCACAGCTGTCGGGACGGCCATCCGGCCTTCTGTGAGGACTTCTTCGCGCACAACTTCTCGGGCGCCCGCCCGGAGGACGGCACGTCGCCGATCTCGCGGGACGGCGAGCGCGTCAGCGGGCGCTTCTTCGGGCAGTCCTCGTTCGCGACGCACGCGATCGCGACCGAGCGGAACGTCGTCCCGGTCGACGACGACGTGCCCCTCGAGCTGCTCGGCCCGCTGGGATGCGGGATCCAGACCGGTGCGGGCGGCGTCATCAACTCGCTGGACCCGCAGGCGGGCTCGTCGATCGCGATCTTCGGCGCCGGGTCGGTCGGCCTCTCGGCGGTGATGGCGGCCGGGATCAAGGGGTGTACCGACATCATCTCGGTCGACCTGAAGCCCAACCGGCTCGAAACGGCCGCCGCGCTCGGCGCGACCGAGACCGTCAACCCGGCCGCGGTCGACGACGCCGTCGAGACGGTTCGCGAGCTCACCGGCGGCGGAGTGAACTACGCGCTCGAGACGACCGGCGTCCCCGAGGTGGCCGAGCAGGTCGTCGAGACGCTCACCCAGCGCGGGACCGCCGGGATCATCGGCGCCCCCGCGCTCGGGACGGAGGCGAGTTACGACGTCAACGACCTCATCCTGAACGGGCGGACGATCACCGGCATCGTCGAGGGCGACGGCGACCCCCAGCAGTTCATTCCGGACCTGATCGAGCTGTACCGACAGGGGAAGTTCCCCTTCGACGAACTGGTGACCTACTACGACTTCGCCGACATCCAGCAGGCGGTCGAGGACTCCGAGAGCGGGGAGACGATCAAGCCCGTCCTCCGCGTGAGCGAGCCCTGA
- a CDS encoding amidohydrolase family protein has translation MHLEGTILRGPEFTPVEGRVVVADGEIVTIEETDTDEDAVICPAFVNAHTHIGDSIAKEAGGGLSLDELVAPPDGLKHRLLRAADREETVAAMARSLRYMEATGTGTFLEFREGGREGVSVLRDALSGAGGAQSLGERDVDAVILGREEEAVLEVADGFGASGARDADFDAERNAARNAGKLFGIHAGERDDLDINPALDLDPDFLVHMVHAGEIHLERLADRDTPVVVCPRSNLVTNVGVPPIRELADRTTVALGTDNVMLNSPSMFREMEFAAKLADVSAREVLRMATVNGAEIAGLNRGVIEEGADAKLLVLDGDSDNLAGAEDLVRAVVRRAGEGDVKRVVL, from the coding sequence ATGCACCTGGAAGGGACGATCCTCCGCGGACCCGAGTTCACGCCGGTCGAGGGTCGCGTCGTGGTGGCCGACGGCGAGATCGTCACGATCGAGGAGACGGACACGGACGAAGACGCCGTGATCTGCCCCGCGTTCGTCAACGCCCACACCCACATCGGCGACTCGATCGCCAAGGAGGCCGGCGGCGGCCTCTCGCTCGACGAGCTCGTCGCGCCCCCCGACGGGCTCAAACACCGGCTGCTCCGGGCGGCCGACCGCGAGGAGACGGTCGCCGCGATGGCCCGGTCGCTCCGGTACATGGAGGCGACCGGAACCGGGACGTTCCTCGAGTTTCGCGAGGGCGGCCGCGAGGGGGTTTCGGTGCTTCGGGACGCGCTGTCGGGCGCCGGCGGGGCCCAGTCGCTCGGCGAGCGCGACGTCGACGCCGTCATCCTGGGACGCGAGGAGGAGGCGGTCCTCGAGGTCGCGGACGGCTTCGGCGCCTCGGGCGCGCGGGACGCCGACTTCGACGCGGAGCGGAACGCCGCCCGCAACGCGGGCAAGCTCTTCGGCATCCACGCGGGCGAGCGGGACGACCTGGACATCAACCCGGCGCTGGACCTGGACCCGGACTTCCTCGTCCACATGGTTCACGCCGGCGAGATCCACCTCGAGCGGCTCGCGGACCGGGACACGCCGGTCGTCGTCTGTCCGCGGTCGAACCTCGTGACGAACGTGGGCGTCCCGCCGATCCGGGAGCTGGCCGACCGGACGACCGTCGCGCTCGGGACCGACAACGTGATGTTGAACTCGCCGTCGATGTTCCGCGAGATGGAGTTCGCCGCCAAGCTCGCCGACGTCTCCGCCCGGGAGGTGCTCCGGATGGCGACGGTCAACGGCGCCGAGATCGCGGGCCTGAACCGCGGCGTCATCGAGGAGGGCGCGGACGCGAAGCTGCTCGTGCTCGACGGCGACTCGGACAACCTCGCTGGCGCCGAGGACCTCGTCCGGGCGGTCGTCCGGCGGGCGGGCGAGGGGGACGTCAAACGCGTCGTGTTGTAA
- a CDS encoding HD domain-containing protein, translated as MVTIKDSVHDHIRIDGVAADLLDTPAVQRLRRVSQLGTVTLVYPSANHTRFEHSLGVYHLASRALEQLGIEGTRADRIEAAAILHDVGHAPFSHNVESLLHRHTGKYHDDVGDLVAAGAVGDVLRDHDLDPDRIAGIIAGEGRYAGLISGELDVDRMDYLVRDAHHTGVPYGTIDTGRLVRELTFVDDTLVLDEGNVQTAESLLLARALMNPVVYTHHVARISKAMLRRATARLLETPDVTAEAVRRMDDHELIVALRRTEAARPIVDRYDRRDLYKRAVWAEYDDVPDAVHDADHERVRELEREIAAAARVGSDSAAGTGAAPPADVDDVDVILDVPPEPSMRESTSRVTVNGEIRRLGDQSPLVSALRTAQRNQWRLGVYCPASLTDRVGRATADVLGLDSDSLISDVRHGLETTLDEY; from the coding sequence ATGGTCACGATCAAGGACAGCGTCCACGACCACATCCGGATCGACGGGGTGGCCGCGGACCTGTTGGACACCCCCGCGGTCCAGCGGCTGCGGCGGGTCTCCCAGCTCGGGACCGTCACGCTCGTGTATCCCTCCGCGAACCACACGCGGTTCGAACACTCCCTCGGGGTCTACCACCTCGCCAGCCGTGCGCTCGAGCAGCTCGGGATCGAGGGGACCCGGGCCGACCGGATCGAGGCGGCCGCCATCCTCCACGACGTCGGCCACGCTCCCTTCAGCCACAACGTGGAGTCGCTGCTGCATCGCCACACCGGGAAGTACCACGACGACGTCGGGGACCTCGTGGCCGCCGGCGCGGTCGGGGACGTCCTCCGCGACCACGACCTCGACCCGGACCGGATCGCGGGGATCATCGCCGGCGAGGGACGGTACGCGGGGTTGATCTCCGGGGAGCTCGACGTGGATCGGATGGATTACCTCGTGCGCGACGCCCACCACACCGGCGTTCCGTACGGGACGATCGACACCGGTCGGCTGGTCCGCGAGCTGACGTTCGTCGACGACACGCTCGTGCTCGACGAGGGGAACGTCCAGACCGCCGAGAGCCTGCTGCTCGCGCGGGCGCTGATGAACCCCGTGGTCTACACCCATCACGTCGCGCGCATCTCGAAGGCGATGCTGCGCCGGGCGACCGCGCGGCTGCTCGAGACGCCCGACGTGACCGCCGAGGCGGTCCGCCGGATGGACGACCACGAGCTGATCGTCGCGCTGCGGCGCACCGAGGCCGCACGCCCGATCGTCGACCGATACGACCGACGCGACCTCTACAAGCGAGCCGTCTGGGCGGAGTACGACGACGTCCCGGACGCGGTCCACGACGCCGACCACGAGCGCGTCCGCGAGCTCGAGCGGGAGATCGCCGCGGCGGCTCGTGTCGGCTCCGACTCGGCTGCCGGAACCGGTGCCGCCCCGCCTGCTGACGTCGACGACGTGGACGTGATCCTCGACGTCCCGCCGGAGCCGTCGATGCGCGAGTCGACCTCCCGGGTGACCGTCAACGGCGAGATCCGTCGGCTGGGTGACCAGTCGCCGCTCGTCTCCGCGCTGCGGACCGCCCAGCGCAACCAGTGGCGGCTCGGCGTCTACTGCCCCGCATCGCTCACCGACCGGGTGGGGCGGGCGACCGCCGACGTGCTCGGGCTCGATTCGGACTCGCTCATCAGCGACGTCCGCCACGGGTTGGAGACGACGCTCGACGAGTACTGA
- a CDS encoding DUF7553 family protein: MSTEKLHDASDVLREAATAIEGPADERLTEQADRLATLAERDRGPDHGTVARLQQKLKDVKSDDPDAADAVDEANALLNEYRETVEGV; this comes from the coding sequence ATGAGCACCGAGAAGCTTCACGACGCGAGCGACGTGCTCCGGGAGGCGGCGACCGCGATCGAGGGCCCCGCCGACGAGCGACTGACCGAGCAGGCGGACCGACTGGCGACGCTCGCGGAGCGTGACCGCGGGCCCGACCACGGCACGGTCGCCCGCCTCCAGCAGAAGCTCAAGGACGTCAAATCTGACGATCCGGACGCCGCGGACGCCGTCGACGAGGCGAACGCCCTGCTGAACGAGTACCGCGAGACGGTCGAGGGGGTCTGA
- a CDS encoding metal-dependent hydrolase, giving the protein MQTTHALVGMAIAAPIAVRFPELAGIVLLAGLVGGAVPDLDLYKGHRRTLHFPVLYAAAAVAFSLVAAAGLAAATLPTGALAGGSPLHGVLVASTPAVVAVAVGFTAAAAHCLMDVLGGGLELRPWEGHDDRAVYDHVRGRWIAPRRWIRYDGSPEDLGIATAAGLPVLAVADGALFALAAALLGVSAVYVAVRRRLPDIAAAIAARMPASLRAWVPDRYFE; this is encoded by the coding sequence ATGCAGACCACCCACGCGCTCGTCGGGATGGCGATCGCCGCCCCGATAGCGGTGCGATTCCCCGAATTGGCGGGGATCGTCCTGCTCGCGGGGCTCGTGGGCGGCGCGGTTCCCGACCTCGATCTTTATAAGGGACACCGGCGAACGCTCCACTTTCCGGTCCTGTACGCCGCGGCCGCCGTGGCGTTCTCGCTCGTCGCCGCGGCCGGCCTCGCTGCGGCCACCCTCCCGACGGGCGCCCTTGCCGGAGGCAGCCCGCTCCACGGCGTGCTCGTGGCGTCCACGCCGGCGGTCGTCGCGGTCGCGGTCGGCTTCACCGCGGCGGCGGCCCACTGTCTGATGGACGTCCTCGGCGGCGGCCTCGAGCTTCGGCCGTGGGAGGGTCACGACGATCGGGCCGTCTACGACCACGTCCGTGGCCGGTGGATCGCGCCCCGGCGGTGGATCCGCTACGACGGCTCGCCCGAGGACCTCGGGATCGCGACGGCCGCCGGGCTTCCGGTGCTTGCCGTCGCCGACGGGGCGCTCTTCGCGCTCGCGGCGGCCCTGCTGGGCGTCTCGGCGGTGTACGTGGCCGTGCGCCGCCGGCTCCCCGACATCGCGGCCGCGATCGCGGCGCGGATGCCCGCATCGCTGCGGGCGTGGGTTCCGGACCGCTACTTCGAGTGA
- a CDS encoding glutamate--tRNA ligase, with the protein MDEELRERVETAAEEAALFNALKHDSDPDVGAIMGPLMGSNPDFRPHGDAIPGVIAPIVNRVAGMDAAERRERLAELAPERLDELEADEETDDHALPDLPNAEEGEVVMRAAPNPNGPWHMGHARMPSVIGTYAERYDGEFICRFDDTDPETKRPDLDAYDAILEDIAYLGFEPDVVLKASDRVETYYDHARELIDLGGAYTCSCPAAEFSELKANAEACPHRGKDVETVHEEFAAMVAGEYDPGEMVLRVKTDVEHKNPALRDWVAFRLIDTPHPREEAAEYRCWPMLDFQSGVDDHLTGVTHIIRGIDLQDSAKRQRFVYDYFDWEYPEVLHWGHVQLDEYDVKISTSTIKELIEAGELTGWDDPRAPTIRSLRRRGIRGQAIVDAMVELGMSTSDVDLAMSSVYANNRELIDDGANRYFLVRDRADDPAVELDLAGGPDAGHPPLHPDHEDRGTRTVPAGTVLLEESDLPADGDRVWLKGYGCVRYDAADETLAYLDDDITAVREEGVSVVHWVPADESLETLLRTVDGDVAGHAEPGVADLAVDEMIQFERVGFVRLDAFDPDPAPSGYGPTGEEDLVVYYAHP; encoded by the coding sequence ATGGACGAGGAACTCCGCGAGCGCGTCGAGACGGCCGCAGAGGAGGCCGCGCTGTTCAACGCGCTCAAACACGACAGCGACCCGGACGTCGGCGCCATCATGGGGCCGCTCATGGGATCGAACCCCGACTTCCGGCCGCACGGCGACGCGATCCCCGGCGTCATCGCGCCGATCGTGAACCGAGTGGCCGGAATGGACGCCGCCGAACGCCGCGAGCGACTCGCGGAACTCGCGCCCGAGCGACTCGACGAGCTCGAGGCCGACGAGGAGACCGACGACCACGCGCTTCCCGACCTCCCGAACGCCGAGGAAGGCGAGGTCGTGATGCGAGCGGCCCCGAACCCCAACGGGCCGTGGCACATGGGCCACGCGCGGATGCCCTCGGTGATCGGCACCTACGCCGAGCGGTACGACGGCGAGTTCATCTGTCGGTTCGACGACACCGACCCGGAGACGAAGCGGCCCGACCTGGACGCCTACGATGCGATCCTCGAGGACATCGCGTACCTCGGGTTCGAGCCGGACGTCGTTTTAAAGGCCTCCGACCGGGTGGAGACCTACTACGACCACGCTCGCGAGCTGATCGACCTGGGCGGCGCCTACACCTGCTCGTGTCCGGCCGCCGAGTTCAGCGAGCTGAAGGCGAACGCCGAGGCCTGTCCGCACCGCGGGAAGGACGTCGAGACGGTCCACGAGGAGTTCGCGGCGATGGTCGCCGGCGAGTACGACCCCGGCGAGATGGTGCTGCGCGTGAAGACCGACGTCGAGCACAAGAACCCGGCGCTGCGCGACTGGGTGGCCTTCCGGCTGATCGACACGCCGCATCCCCGCGAGGAGGCGGCCGAGTACCGCTGCTGGCCGATGCTTGACTTCCAGTCGGGCGTCGACGACCACCTCACCGGCGTCACCCACATCATCCGCGGGATCGACCTCCAGGACTCCGCGAAGCGCCAGCGGTTCGTCTACGACTACTTCGATTGGGAGTATCCCGAGGTGCTCCACTGGGGCCACGTCCAGCTCGACGAGTACGACGTGAAGATCTCGACGTCGACGATCAAGGAGCTGATCGAGGCCGGCGAGCTGACCGGGTGGGACGACCCCCGCGCCCCGACGATCCGGTCGCTCCGTCGCCGCGGGATCCGCGGCCAGGCGATCGTCGACGCGATGGTCGAGCTCGGGATGTCGACCTCCGACGTCGACCTGGCGATGTCGTCGGTGTACGCGAACAACCGCGAGCTGATCGACGACGGGGCGAACCGTTACTTCCTCGTGCGCGACCGCGCGGACGACCCCGCGGTCGAGCTCGACCTCGCGGGCGGTCCCGACGCCGGCCATCCGCCGCTGCATCCGGACCACGAGGACCGTGGCACGCGCACCGTCCCCGCCGGCACCGTGCTCCTCGAGGAGTCAGATCTGCCCGCCGACGGCGACCGCGTCTGGCTGAAGGGCTACGGCTGCGTCCGCTACGACGCGGCCGACGAGACCCTCGCATACCTCGATGACGACATCACGGCCGTCCGCGAGGAGGGCGTGTCGGTCGTCCACTGGGTCCCGGCCGACGAGTCGCTCGAGACGTTGCTCCGGACGGTCGACGGCGACGTGGCCGGCCACGCCGAGCCCGGAGTCGCCGACCTCGCCGTCGACGAGATGATCCAGTTCGAGCGCGTCGGGTTCGTTCGCCTCGACGCGTTCGATCCCGACCCCGCCCCGTCGGGATACGGTCCGACCGGCGAGGAGGACCTGGTCGTCTACTACGCACACCCGTAG
- a CDS encoding zinc-dependent metalloprotease translates to MNLLRSVRTVAEASGTGVVDWDRVGRAAKEGTDPGVLNLSPADRAGYASDVRDARDRLGSVAGITFAVPPTVEVQNRHHWIDANVDTFRTVMAPVESHATPAFPELSRVANTGTMSVLLAFLARNVLGQYDPLLLADEPDADHGLYFVHPNVVRVADELDVSYPRFRRWIAFHEVAHAAEFGAAPWLPDYLESRMEDGVVAIAAGDLDRDAFRELDAAMTAVEGYAELLMDRAFDDATDDLRRKLDARRSGGGPIARLLRRVLGLGLKQRQYERGAAFFEHVADERGVAAAAAVWDEPAALPTDAEIDDPAAWIRRVDP, encoded by the coding sequence ATGAACCTCCTTCGCAGCGTCCGGACGGTGGCCGAGGCCTCCGGCACCGGCGTCGTGGACTGGGACCGGGTCGGACGGGCGGCCAAGGAGGGGACCGACCCCGGCGTCCTGAACCTCTCGCCGGCCGACCGCGCGGGGTACGCGAGCGACGTCCGGGACGCCCGCGACCGGCTCGGGTCGGTTGCGGGGATCACGTTCGCCGTCCCGCCGACGGTCGAGGTGCAGAACCGTCACCACTGGATCGACGCCAACGTCGACACGTTCCGGACCGTGATGGCGCCCGTGGAGTCCCACGCCACGCCGGCGTTTCCGGAACTCTCGCGGGTCGCGAACACCGGCACGATGTCGGTGCTGTTGGCGTTCCTGGCTCGCAACGTGCTCGGGCAGTACGACCCGCTGCTGTTGGCGGACGAGCCGGACGCCGATCACGGGCTCTACTTCGTCCACCCGAACGTGGTGCGCGTCGCCGACGAGCTCGACGTCTCCTACCCGCGCTTCCGCCGCTGGATCGCGTTCCACGAGGTCGCCCACGCCGCCGAGTTCGGCGCGGCGCCGTGGCTGCCCGACTACCTCGAATCGCGGATGGAGGACGGCGTGGTCGCGATCGCCGCCGGCGATCTGGACCGGGACGCGTTCCGCGAGCTCGACGCCGCGATGACGGCCGTCGAGGGCTACGCCGAGCTGCTGATGGACCGGGCCTTCGACGACGCCACGGACGACCTTCGCCGGAAGCTCGACGCCCGTCGGTCGGGCGGCGGCCCGATCGCCCGGCTCCTCCGGCGGGTTCTGGGGCTCGGATTAAAACAGCGGCAGTACGAACGCGGCGCCGCCTTCTTCGAACACGTCGCCGACGAGCGCGGGGTCGCGGCCGCGGCCGCCGTCTGGGACGAGCCGGCCGCGCTCCCGACGGACGCCGAGATCGACGACCCCGCGGCGTGGATCCGACGGGTGGATCCCTGA